One genomic segment of Penaeus chinensis breed Huanghai No. 1 chromosome 13, ASM1920278v2, whole genome shotgun sequence includes these proteins:
- the LOC125031847 gene encoding uncharacterized protein LOC125031847 translates to MKPELNNNTTAIQLFTVSSCDCHDPARHRSAPFTMRQILGLLSLLACLLRPVVGPLPTKEELCDTVVDIEVKKACLECFNSAGTLQESPDDFRFCVGSYLPQKLADCSVPHHEQSRMQHGKPNLHPNHTNANLMPRCLTKSLERLERYLERENIIARSGGKIVKAVATSTLVKDGGPALVGIVAQHNLLQQSEVKAMVDSVASECVTKYHKHHGSGKADGKGSRRMSLRTLQKALTLDPEEEDVEEDDEEAAEGWSVRWPQGNAGAGNAGAGNAERTGNNLPFDGVGQLAEPILKGQCIVEKLISNDYGYELISIMGQDEFFLPIPSWWLRPLLVYYKNYRENFENGRHV, encoded by the exons atgaagccagagctaaacaacaacacaacagccATACAACTTTTTACGGTGTCGTCCTGTGACT GCCACGACCCCGCTCGCCATCGCTCGGCCCCCTTCACCATGCGGCAAATCCTCGGGCTGCTCTCGCTCCTCGCCTGCCTCCTGCGGCCG GTAGTAGGCCCTTTGCCAACGAAGGAGGAGCTTTGTGACACGGTCGTGGACATCGAAGTGAAGAAAGCGTGCCTGGAATGCTTCAATAGTGCAGGAACTTTACAAGAA TCGCCAGATGATTTTCGCTTCTGCGTCGGGAGTTATCTGCCTCAAAAGCTCGCCGATTGCAGCGTACCCCACCATGAACAAT CGCGCATGCAACACGGCAAGCCCAACTTGCACCCTAACCACACCAACGCCAACCTGATGCCGCGATGCCTCACCAAGAGCTTAGAGCGTCTCGAGCGATACCTCGAG AGGGAGAACATCATCGCCCGCAGCGGAGGCAAGATCGTGAAGGCCGTCGCCACCTCGACGCTGGTCAAGGACGGAGGGCCGGCGCTCGTGGGCATCGTCGCGCAGCATAATCTCCTGCAGCAGAGTGAAGTTAAG GCCATGGTAGACAGCGTGGCGTCCGAATGCGTGACCAAGTACCATAAGCACCACGGTTCAGGCAAAGCTGACGGGAAAGGGAGCAGGAGAATGAGCTTGAGGACCCTGCAGAAGGCTTTGACTCTCGATCCTGAAGAAGAAGACGTGGAAGAGGACGACGAAGAGGCGGCTGAAGGGTGGAGTGTG CGTTGGCCCCAGGGCAATGCAGGCGCGGGCAATGCAGGCGCGGGCAATGCAGAGCGTACCGGCAACAACCTTCCCTTTGATGGCGTGGGCCAGTTGGCAGAACCTATCCTGAAGGGGCAGTGCATCGTGGAGAAACTG ATCAGCAACGACTACGGCTACGAGCTGATCAGCATCATGGGCCAGGATGAATTCTTCTTGCCGATCCCTTCGTGG TGGCTGAGACCTCTTCTCGTCTATTACAAAAACTACAGGGAGAATTTCGAAAACGGGAGGCACGTTTGA
- the LOC125031799 gene encoding integrator complex subunit 12-like isoform X1, whose product MANLELDPMFRRGLRLLHSRSRDSVDQLKALLDEAIRQRQGKPVHLDSFSLRRESPIPRSKPGSPIPVSLSKREEIKKDMERKINLQMRDDDGLGAKRPRLDSPSAFKSHTPSPTPSLKSESSSRSRKSDESESDTDMNDIAMEIMDGINCTVCKSFEVTPRNRLVECQECHSLYHQECHKPPVTDQDVNDPRLVWYCAKCAKSLKKQTSIVSATGGGTLSGTRGVSGGGMPSMASGGKSGSSLSRPTPSPTKGLGLSRLSPFANLSSASGRTLGANNGGNSNNGNSKSLSSSSSSSGKSSAPSNSMITAERRMHLMKKKAAAKMAEKRKL is encoded by the exons ATGGCGAACCTCGAGCTGGACCCCATGTTCCGGAGGGGGCTGCGGCTGCTGCACTCCCGGAGCAGGGATTCCGTGGACCAGCTGAAGGCCTTGCTCGACGAGGCCATACGGCAGCGGCAGGGGAAACCGGTGCACTTG GATTCATTCAGCTTGCGGAGGGAATCGCCCATTCCACGTTCCAAGCCAGGAAGTCCAATTCCAGTCTCTCTGTCTAAACGAGAAGAGATCAAGAAGGAtatggaaaggaagataaat CTACAGATGCGTGACGATGATGGACTAGGGGCCAAGAGACCACGCCTGGACTCTCCGAGTGCCTTCAAATCCCACACTCCGTCTCCAACGCCCTCGCTCAAATCAGAGAGTTCATCGCGGAGCCGCAAATCAGATGAGAGTGAATCGGATACTGATATGAATGACATCGCAATGGAGATAATGGATGGCATCAACTGCACTGTTTGCAA GAGCTTTGAGGTGACCCCACGCAATCGCCTTGTGGAATGCCAGGAGTGCCACTCTCTGTACCACCAGGAGTGCCACAAGCCTCCCGTCACGGACCAAGACGTCAATGATCCCCGCCTAGTGTGGTATTGTGCCAAATGTGCCAAGTCCTTGAAAAAACAG ACTAGTATTGTTAGTGCTACTGGTGGCGGCACTCTGTCGGGCACTCGGGGTGTCAGTGGTGGCGGAATGCCCAGTATGGCCAGTGGGGGCAAGTCAGGCAGCTCCCTCTCTCGGCCGACACCTTCTCCTACCAAGGGCTTgggtctctctcgcctctcgcccttTGCAAACCTCTCTTCGGCTTCTGGGAGAACCTTAG GAGCAAACAATGGTGGGAACAGCAACAATGGCAACAGCAAATCTctctcatcgtcgtcatcgtcatcagggAAATCTTCTGCACCCTCTAACTCGATGATCACAGCTGAAAGGAGGATGCACTTGATGAAAAAGAAAGCTGCTGCTAAGATGGCAGAGAAGAGGAAATTATaa
- the LOC125031799 gene encoding integrator complex subunit 12-like isoform X2: MANLELDPMFRRGLRLLHSRSRDSVDQLKALLDEAIRQRQGKPVHLDSFSLRRESPIPRSKPGSPIPVSLSKREEIKKDMERKINMRDDDGLGAKRPRLDSPSAFKSHTPSPTPSLKSESSSRSRKSDESESDTDMNDIAMEIMDGINCTVCKSFEVTPRNRLVECQECHSLYHQECHKPPVTDQDVNDPRLVWYCAKCAKSLKKQTSIVSATGGGTLSGTRGVSGGGMPSMASGGKSGSSLSRPTPSPTKGLGLSRLSPFANLSSASGRTLGANNGGNSNNGNSKSLSSSSSSSGKSSAPSNSMITAERRMHLMKKKAAAKMAEKRKL, from the exons ATGGCGAACCTCGAGCTGGACCCCATGTTCCGGAGGGGGCTGCGGCTGCTGCACTCCCGGAGCAGGGATTCCGTGGACCAGCTGAAGGCCTTGCTCGACGAGGCCATACGGCAGCGGCAGGGGAAACCGGTGCACTTG GATTCATTCAGCTTGCGGAGGGAATCGCCCATTCCACGTTCCAAGCCAGGAAGTCCAATTCCAGTCTCTCTGTCTAAACGAGAAGAGATCAAGAAGGAtatggaaaggaagataaat ATGCGTGACGATGATGGACTAGGGGCCAAGAGACCACGCCTGGACTCTCCGAGTGCCTTCAAATCCCACACTCCGTCTCCAACGCCCTCGCTCAAATCAGAGAGTTCATCGCGGAGCCGCAAATCAGATGAGAGTGAATCGGATACTGATATGAATGACATCGCAATGGAGATAATGGATGGCATCAACTGCACTGTTTGCAA GAGCTTTGAGGTGACCCCACGCAATCGCCTTGTGGAATGCCAGGAGTGCCACTCTCTGTACCACCAGGAGTGCCACAAGCCTCCCGTCACGGACCAAGACGTCAATGATCCCCGCCTAGTGTGGTATTGTGCCAAATGTGCCAAGTCCTTGAAAAAACAG ACTAGTATTGTTAGTGCTACTGGTGGCGGCACTCTGTCGGGCACTCGGGGTGTCAGTGGTGGCGGAATGCCCAGTATGGCCAGTGGGGGCAAGTCAGGCAGCTCCCTCTCTCGGCCGACACCTTCTCCTACCAAGGGCTTgggtctctctcgcctctcgcccttTGCAAACCTCTCTTCGGCTTCTGGGAGAACCTTAG GAGCAAACAATGGTGGGAACAGCAACAATGGCAACAGCAAATCTctctcatcgtcgtcatcgtcatcagggAAATCTTCTGCACCCTCTAACTCGATGATCACAGCTGAAAGGAGGATGCACTTGATGAAAAAGAAAGCTGCTGCTAAGATGGCAGAGAAGAGGAAATTATaa